One part of the Eucalyptus grandis isolate ANBG69807.140 chromosome 10, ASM1654582v1, whole genome shotgun sequence genome encodes these proteins:
- the LOC104422086 gene encoding uncharacterized protein LOC104422086, with translation MYSISSGKIWVFAVKGLGDGGAGGGGGDGGDLELMRCAVIECCKPVWSISFSFGLMVLGEENGVRVFNLMALVKGGSKRVRNLNSNGKLGNRRLPNGVTGSGIGGNLENARNVSLGGKNDKHPASVKQSTVKLKQEANDGSSCFVTLKSEDSADSTSMSTPVTSLKALYIQPLSPRSFIVLDSVGDLHLVCLPKSKAPTASDVNFHLKHMPHVMKVHHLTAFPDIAMSSGTIWIDDGYNTVHMMVGFDMEAANDANDGNQSRERLMQISVAQAIFTSEKIQSVISLASNAILILGQGSLYAYAVS, from the exons ATGTACTCGATTTCGAGCGGCAAGATTTGGGTTTTCGCGGTCAAGGGCTTGGGAGATGGGGGTGCTGGCGGTGGGGGTGGCGATGGGGGTGATTTGGAGTTGATGCGGTGTGCGGTAATTGAGTGTTGCAAGCCGGTTTGGTCGATTAGTTTTTCTTTCGGGTTGATGGTCTTGGGGGAGGAGAATGGGGTTCGGGTTTTCAATCTGATGGCTCTTGTTAAGGGAGGAAGCAAGAGAGTCaggaatttgaattcaaatggGAAGCTTGGTAATCGCCGCTTGCCTAATGGAGTGACTGGAAGTGGGATTGGGGGAAATTTGGAGAATGCTCGCAATGTTAGTTTGGGAGGGAAGAATGATAAGCACCCTGCATCTG TGAAACAGTCAACAGTCAAGTTAAAGCAAGAGGCCAATGATGGGAGTTCTTGTTTTGTGACATTGAAGAGCGAGGATAGTGCAGACTCGACTTCTATGTCCACGCCAGTGACGTCACTTAAAGCGCTTTACATCCAGCCTTTGTCCCCAAGATCCTTCATTGTTTTGGATTCAGTTGGAGATTTACACCTTGTATGCCTGCCAAAGTCCAAGGCACCCACTGCTTCTGatgttaatttccatttgaagCATATGCCTCATGTCATGAAAGTGCACCACTTGACTGCTTTTCCTGATATTGCAATGA GTTCGGGAACTATTTGGATAGACGATGGATATAATACTGTGCACATGATGGTTGGATTTGACATGGAGGCTGCTAATGATGCAAATGATGGAAATCAGAGTCGTGAAAGGCTGATGCAGATTTCAG TTGCCCAAGCAATTTTTACGAGCGAAAAGATTCAAAGTGTCATTTCGCTGGCATCAAATGCTATTTTGATTCTTGGACAAG GAAGCCTGTATGCATATGCTGTTTCCTAA